The following are encoded together in the Drosophila sechellia strain sech25 chromosome 3R, ASM438219v1, whole genome shotgun sequence genome:
- the LOC6612913 gene encoding serine/threonine-protein kinase Warts, with protein sequence MHPAGEKRGGRPNDKYTAEALESIKQDLTRFEVQNNHRNNQNYTPLRYTATNGRNDALTPDYHHAKQPMEPPPSASPAPDVVIPPPPAIVGQPGAGSISVSGVGVGVVGVANGRVPKMMTALMPNKLIRKPSIERDTASSHYLRCSPALDSGAGSSRSDSPHSHHTHQPSARTVGNPGGNGGFSPSPSGFSEVAPPAPPPRNPTASSAATPPPPVPPTSQAYVKRRSPALNNRPPAIAPPTQRGNSPVITQNGLKNPQQQLTQQLKSLNLYPGGGSGAVVEPPPPYLIQAGAGGAAPPPPPPSYTASMQSRQSPTQSQQSDYRKSPSSGIYSATSAGSPSPITVSLPPAPLAKPQPRVYQARSQQPIIMQSVKSTQVQKPVLQTAVAPQSPSSASASSSPVHVLAAPPSYPQKSAAVVQQQQQAAAAAHQQQHQHQQSKPPTPTTPPLVGLNSKPNCLEPPSYAKSMQAKAATVVQQQQQQVQQQQVQQQQQQQHQQQQQQLQALRVLQAQAQRERDQRERERDQQKLANGNPGRQLLPPPPYQSNNNSEIKPPSCNNNNIQISNSNLATTPPIPPAKYNNNASNTGANSSGGSNGSTGTTASSSTTCKKIKHASPIPERKKISKEKEEERKEFRIRQYSPQAFKFFMEQHIENVIKSYRQRTYRKNQLEKEMHKVGLPDQTQIEMRKMLNQKESNYIRLKRAKMDKSMFVKLKPIGVGAFGEVTLVSKIDTSNHLYAMKTLRKADVLKRNQVAHVKAERDILAEADNNWVVKLYYSFQDKDNLYFVMDYIPGGDLMSLLIKLGIFEEELARFYIAEVTCAVDSVHKMGFIHRDIKPDNILIDRDGHIKLTDFGLCTGFRWTHNSKYYQENGNHSRQDSMEPWEEYSENGPKPTVLERRRMRDHQRVLAHSLVGTPNYIAPEVLERSGYTQLCDYWSVGVILYEMLVGQPPFLANSPLETQQKVINWEKTLHIPPQAELSREATDLIRRLCASADKRLGKSVDEVKGHDFFKGIDFADMRKQKAPYIPEIKHPTDTSNFDPVDPEKLRSNDSTMSSGDDVDQNDRTFHGFFEFTFRRFFDDKQPPDMTDDQAPVYV encoded by the exons AATTACACACCTCTGCGATACACGGCGACCAACGGACGCAACGATGCACTTACTCCGGACTATCACCACGCCAAGCAGCCGATGGAGCCGCCACCCTCCGCCTCTCCTGCGCCGGACGTGGTCATCCCGCCGCCGCCCGCCATTGTAGGTCAGCCTGGAGCCGGCTCCATATCCGTATCCGGTGTGGGCGTTGGAGTTGTGGGCGTGGCGAACGGACGTGTGCCAAAGATGATGACGGCCCTGATGCCGAACAAGCTGATCCGGAAGCCGAGCATCGAGCGGGACACGGCGAGCAGTCACTACCTGCGCTGCAGTCCGGCTCTGGACTCCGGAGCCGGCAGCTCACGGTCGGACAGCCCCCATTCGCACCACACCCACCAGCCGAGCGCGAGGACGGTGGGGAATCCGGGCGGAAATGGTGGTTTTTCTCCGTCGCCAAGCGGTTTCAGTGAGGTGGCTCCACCGGCGCCGCCGCCACGCAATCCCACCGCCTCTAGcgcggccacgcccccaccgCCAGTGCCGCCCACCAGCCAGGCGTATGTGAAGCGGCGATCGCCGGCCCTGAACAACCGCCCGCCGGCGATAGCGCCACCCACTCAGCGGGGCAACTCACCTGTAATAACCCAGAACGGGCTAAAGAACCCGCAACAGCAGTTGACGCAGCAACTGAAATCGCTGAACCTGTACCCCGGTGGAGGCAGTGGAGCAGTGGTGGAGCCACCGCCGCCATACCTAATCCAAGCCGGAGCCGGAGGAGCAGCtccaccgccgccaccacccAGTTACACGGCCTCAATGCAGTCGCGGCAGTCGCCCACGCAATCCCAACAATCGGACTACAGGAAATCCCCGAGCAGTGGGATATACTCGGCCACCTCGGCGGGCTCGCCGAGTCCCATTACCGTGTCCCTGCCGCCGGCGCCGCTGGCGAAGCCACAACCACGAGTCTACCAGGCCAGGAGTCAGCAGCCGATCATCATGCAGAGTGTGAAGAGCACGCAGGTCCAAAAGCCCGTGCTGCAAACGGCAGTGGCGCCCCAATCGCCATCGAGTGCCTCGGCCAGCAGTTCACCAGTCCACGTGCTGGCCGCTCCACCCTCTTACCCTCAGAAGTCCGCGGCAgtggtgcagcagcagcaacaggcagcagcggcggcccaccagcagcagcatcagcaccaGCAATCCAAACCACCAACTCCCACAACACCGCCTTTGGTGGGTTTGAACAGCAAGCCCAACTGCCTGGAGCCACCGTCCTACGCCAAGAGCATGCAGGCCAAGGCGGCCACGgtggtgcagcagcagcaacagcaggtccagcagcagcaggtgcaacagcagcagcagcagcaacaccagcagcagcagcagcaactgcaggcCTTGAGGGTGCTCCAGGCACAGGCACAGAGGGAGCGGGATCAACGGGAGCGGGAACGGGATCAGCAGAAGCTGGCCAACGGAAACCCCGGCCGACAGCTGCTTCCGCCGCCGCCTTAtcagagcaacaacaacagcgagaTCAAACCACCgagctgcaacaacaacaacatacAGATAAGCAACAGCAACCTGGCGACGACCCCGCCCATTCCGCCTGCCAAATACAATAACAACGCCTCCAACACGGGCGCGAACAGCTCGGGGGGCAGCAACGGATCCACCGGCACCACCGCCTCCTCGTCGACCACCTGCAAGAAGATTAAGCACGCCTCGCCCATCCCGGAGCGCAAGAAGATCTccaaggagaaggaggaggagcgcaAGGAGTTCCGCATCAGGCAGTACTCGCCGCAAGCCTTCAAGTTTTTCATGGAGCAGCACATAGAGAACGTGATCAAGTCGTACCGCCAGCGCACGTATCGCAAAAATCAGCTGGAGAAGGAGATGCACAAAGTGGGACTGCCCGATCAGACCCAAATCGAGATGAGGAAAATGCTGAACCAAAAGGAGAGCAACTACATTCGATTGAAGCGCGCCAAGATGGACAAGAGCATGTTCGTCAAACTGAAGCCCATTGGAGTGGGTGCCTTTGGCGAGGTTACGCTGGTGAGCAAGATCGACACCTCCAACCATTTGTATGCGATGAAAACCCTGCGGAAAGCGGACGTTCTCAAGCGGAATCAGGTGGCCCACGTGAAGGCCGAGAGGGATATCCTCGCGGAAGCCGACAACAACTGGGTGGTGAAGTTGTACTACAGCTTCCAGGACAAGGATAATCTGTACTTTGTGATGGACTACATACCAG GTGGTGATCTGATGTCGCTGCTCATCAAACTGGGCATTTTCGAGGAGGAACTGGCCAGATTCTACATCGCCGAGGTCACCTGCGCCGTGGACAGTGTCCACAAAATGGGCTTCATTCACAG AGACATCAAGCCTGACAACATACTCATCGATAGGGATGGACACATAAAGCTCACCGACTTTGGCCTGTGCACGGGATTCCGATGGACGCACAACTCGAAGTACTACCAGGAGAACG GCAATCACTCGCGCCAGGACTCGATGGAGCCCTGGGAGGAATACTCCGAGAACGGACCCAAGCCCACCGTGCTGGAGAG GCGACGGATGCGCGATCACCAAAGAGTCCTGGCCCACTCGCTGGTGGGCACCCCGAACTACATAGCTCCCGAGGTGCTGGAGAGGAGTGGGTACACGCAGCTGTGCGACTACTGGAGCGTGGGCGTCATCCTCTACGAGATGCTGGTGGGTCAGCCGCCCTTCCTGGCCAACAGTCCGCTGGAAACGCAACAAAAG GTCATCAACTGGGAGAAAACGCTGCATATTCCGCCGCAGGCCGAGTTATCCCGCGAGGCCACGGACTTGATAAGGAGGCTCTGTGCGTCGGCTGACAAGCGGCTGGGCAAGAGCGTGGACGAGGTCAAGGGCCACGACTTCTTCAAGGGCATCGACTTTGCCGACATGCGGAAGCAGAAGGCGCCCTACATACCGGAAATCAAGCACCCCACGGACACATCCAACTTTGATCCCGTGGATCCGGAGAAGCTGCGCTCGAATGACTCCACCATGAGCAGCGGCGACGACGTCGACCAGAACGACCGCACCTTCCACGGCTTTTTCGAATTTACCTTCCGTCGCTTCTTCGACGACAAGCAGCCGCCGGATATGACGGATGATCAGGCGCCGGTTTACGTCTGA
- the LOC116801683 gene encoding uncharacterized protein LOC116801683, giving the protein MMSEKTIQFLKKQSEIILEIRKLEVKPTLTDVEILKLNELQKCFIANHSNLLKIGVVDHEYFNAKQYDLIMMVLEKIKNKNEKIKGESVENTFPKSNTVPKSNPPPTLNLEMCGHPEKEGIAQNNALKVEQAFRNNVGQFRVYLEDTSKLIDSSPDFLKIRKNKIEFLWHKIDNLIEQVNSHFESSLFEEEISELEFDKQNILTAINSRLSGTINKAEMSTVVKAEELPTLPKIQIPTFFGDSKEWDLFNELFTELIHVREDLSPSLKFNYLKSALKGEARNVVTHLLLGSGENYEATWEFLTKRYENKRNIFSDHMNRLMDMPNLNLESNKQIKTFIDTINESIYIIKLKAQLPEDVDAIFAHIILRKFNKESLNLYESHVKKTKEIQALSDVMDFLEQRLNSISSFSQEVKPVKKMINNNKNKNYSDNCAYCKLPGHYLIQCHKFKIMNPAERSDWVRKNGICLRCLRHPFGKKCISEQLCSTCRKPHHTLLHFAGHNPEKVNTCRTTGQALLATALIQVKSRYGGFEQLRALIDSGSQSTIISEESAQILKLKKLRSHTEISGVSSTGTCISKHKAVISIRNSPKNLEIEAIILPKLMKALPVNTINVDQKKWKNFKLADPDFNKPGRIDLIIGADVYTHILQNGVIKIDGLLGQKTDFGWIVSGCKKSKGKETIVATTIEIKELDRYWEVEEEEKDDIESEICENKFIKTTKKDSDGRYIVSIPFKEDVTLGDSKKQAIARYMNLEKKLKRNEKLKVDYTKFMNEYMDLGHMIEVSDEGKYFLPHQAVIRDSSLTTKLRVVFDASAKTTNNKSLNDIMWVGPRVQKDIFDIIIKWRKWEFVVSADIEKMYRQIKIDNNDQKYQYILWRNSPKEKIKTYKLTTVTYGTASAPYLATRVLVDIADKCKNQVISAIIRNDFYMDDLMTGADSVEEANKLITLILHELQKVGFNLRKWISNNSKILTTVEDTGDNKVLNIIENECVKTLGLKWEPQNDLFKFSVNCNDESKNINKRVVLSTLAKIFDPLGWLAPVTVSGKLFIQKLWINKSEWDQELSIEDKNYWEKYKENLLLLENIRIPRWINSNSSSVIQIHGFADASEKAYAAVVYAKVGPHVNIIASKSRVNPIKNRKTIPKLELCAAHLLSELIQRLKGSIDNIMEIYAWSDSTITLAWINSGQSKIKFIKRRTDDIRKLKNTEWNHVKSEDNPADLASRGVDSNQLINCDFWWKGPKWLADPKELWPRQQSVEEPVLINTVLNDKIDDPIYELIERYSSIEKLIRIIAYINRFVQMKTRNKAYSSIISVKEIRIAETVVIKKQQEYQFRQEIKCLKIKKEIKTNNKILSLNPFLDKDGVLRVGGRLQNSNAEFNVKHPIILEKCHLTSLLIKNAHKETLHGGINLMRNYIQRKYWIFGLKNSLKKYLRECVTCARYKQNTAQQIMGNLPKYRVTMTFPFLNTGIDYAGPYYVKCSKNRGQKTFKGYVAVFVCMATKAIHLEMVSDLTSDAFLAALRRFIARRGKCSNIYSDNGTNFVGAARKLDQELVNAIQENITIAAQLEKDRIDWHFIPPAGPHFGGIWEAGVKSMKYHLKRIIGDTILTYEEMSTLLCQIEACLNSRPLYTIVSEVPKIIWDPLKLSILNHTEEFERLNNEIKFMKENHQKLKDLHFHHISGHAGLIIALILMIVLIIYFIRNVLCNKECKQ; this is encoded by the exons atgatgTCAGAAAAGACTATTCAATTCCTTAAGAAGCAGTCCGAAATTATTTTGGAAATTAGAAAGTTGGAAGTAAAACCAACATTAACAGATGTAGAAattctaaaattaaatgagcttcaaaaatgtttcattgctaATCATAGCAATTTGTTAAAGATCGGCGTTGTCGATCATGAATATTTTAACGCGAAGCAGTATGATTTAATAATGATGGTgttagaaaaaattaaaaataaaaatgaaaaaattaaggGCGAGTCGGTAGAAAACACTTTCCCTAAATCAAACACTGTCCCTAAATCAAACCCTCCCCCTACATTAAACCTTGAAATGTGTGGTCACCCTGAAAAAGAGGGTATAGCACAAAACAACGCTTTAAAAGTAGAGCAGGCATTTCGAAATAATGTTGGCCAATTTCGAGTATATCTAGAAGATACGTCTAAACTAATAGACAGTAGTCCAGATTTCcttaaaataaggaaaaataaaattgaatttttatggcataaaaTAGATAACCtgattgaacaggtgaatagTCATTTTGAGAGCTCGCTATTCGAAGAAGAAATTAGCGAACTTGAAtttgacaaacaaaatattcttaCAGCCATTAATAGTCGACTCAGtggcacaataaataaagctgaaATGTCGACGGTTGTTAAGGCGGAGGAGTTACCAACCCTGCCTAAAATACAGATTCCCACTTTCTTTGGTGATTCCAAAGAATGGGATCTTTTTAATGAACTCTTTACAGAGCTCATACATGTGAGAGAGGATCTCAGTCCTTCTCtcaaatttaattatctaAAGTCAGCATTAAAAGGAGAAGCCAGAAATGTGGTTACTCATTTACTGCTCGGCTCTGGAGAAAATTATGAAGCCACTTGGGAGTTTTTGACCAAGCGATATGAGAATAAAAGAAACATATTCTCAGATCATATGAATAGGCTTATGGATatgccaaatttaaatttagaatccaataagcaaataaagacATTTATTGACACGATTAACGAgtcaatttatattataaaattaaaggcacAATTACCAGAAGATGTGGATGCAATTTTCGCTCACATAATTCTTCGGAAATTCAATAAAGAATCACTCAATTTATATGAAAGCCATGTTAAAAAGACAAAAGAAATACAGGCACTTTCTGATGTCATGGACTTTTTAGAGCAAAGGCTCAATTCTATATCATCATTCTCACAGGAAGTAAAACCTGTaaagaaaatgattaataataacaagaataaaaattatagTGACAATTGTGCATATTGCAAACTACCAGGgcattatttaattcaatgccataaatttaaaataatgaacCCAGCAGAACGGTCTGACTGGGTAAGAAAAAATGGGATTTGCCTAAGATGTCTGAGGCATCCGTTtggtaaaaaatgtataagcgAGCAGCTTTGTTCGACTTGTCGTAAACCTCACCACACGTTACTTCACTTTGCAGGTCATAATCCAGAAAAAGTGAATACGTGTAGAACAACAGGTCAAGCCTTGTTGGCCACGGCCTTGATTCAAGTAAAGTCGAGGTATGGAGGCTTTGAACAATTAAGAGCATTGATTGATAGTGGCTCTCAAAGCACAATTATTTCAGAAGAGTCTGCACAGAttctaaaattgaaaaaattacgGTCTCATACTGAAATAAGTGGAGTATCTTCCACAGGAACGTGCATCTCCAAGCACAAAGCGGTTATTTCGATAAGAAATTCTCcgaaaaatttagaaattgaAGCAATTATTCTCCCAAAACTTATGAAGGCACTTCCAGTCAACACGATTAATGTTGATCAGAAAAAATGGAAGAACTTTAAATTAGCCGACCCCGATTTTAATAAACCGGGTCGCATTGATCTAATCATTGGAGCAGACGTATATACTCACATTCTGCAAAATGGAGTTATAAAAATAGACGGTCTCCTTgggcaaaaaactgatttcGGGTGGATAGTTTCTGGATGTAAAAAATCCAAAGgaaaagaaaccattgtagccacaacaatagaaataaaagagttAGATCGCTACTGGGAagtggaagaagaagaaaaagatgATATCGAGTCTGAAAtctgtgaaaataaatttatcaaaacgacaaaaaaagATTCAGATGGGCGATACATTGTGTCAATTCCATTCAAGGAGGATGTCACCTTAGGAGATTCAAAGAAACAAGCGATAGCTCGTTACATGAATCTggagaaaaaactaaaaagaaatgaaaaacttaaggTTGACTACACTAAATTCATGAATGAATACATGGATTTAGGACACATGATTGAAGTGAGTGATgaaggcaaatattttttaccgCACCAGGCAGTGATTAGAGATTCAAGCCTTACGACCAAATTGAGAGTAGTTTTTGATGCTTCAGCAAAAACTACGAATAACAAAAGTTTGAACGACATAATGTGGGTTGGGCCACGAGTTCAAAAAGATATTTTtgacattattattaaatggagaaaatgggaatttgttgtttcggCAGACATTGAAAAGATGTACCGACAAATTAAAATAGATAATAATGatcaaaaatatcaatatattttatggagAAATTctccaaaagaaaaaattaaaacatataaattaacCACAGTCACTTACGGAACTGCATCTGCACCATATTTGGCTACCAGGGTTCTGGTAGATATTGCAGATAAATGTAAAAACCAAGTTATTAGTGCAATAATTAGGAATGATTTCTATATGGATGACCTAATGACTGGAGCTGATTCGGTAGAAGaagctaataaattaataacattaattCTCCATGAATTGCAGAAAGTTGGATTCAACTTAAGGAAATGGATTTCCAACAATTCCAAAATATTAACCACTGTGGAGGACACAGGGGACAATAAGGTTCTCAATATTATCGAAAATGAATGTGTTAAAACTTTAGGACTAAAATGGGAACctcaaaatgatttatttaagttcAGCGTAAATTGTAATGatgaatcaaaaaatataaataagcgcGTTGTGTTATCAACGctagcaaaaatatttgatccGTTAGGATGGTTGGCACCAGTCACGGTTtcaggaaaactttttattcaaaaactttggataaataaaagtgaatgGGATCAGGAATTATCCATAGAAGATAAAAATTAttgggaaaaatataaagaaaatttattattgttagaGAATATTCGAATCCCAAGGTGGATTAATTCAAACAGTTCTTCAGTCATTCAGATTCACGGATTTGCGGACGCCTCCGAAAAAGCATATGCTGCAGTAGTCTATGCTAAAGTAGGACCTCATGTTAATATAATAGCTAGCAAAAGTAGAGTCAACCCTATAAAAAATAGGAAGACAATTCCCAAACTCGAGCTGTGTGCAGCTCACCTGCTTAGTGAATTAATCCAAAGACTAAAAGGATCAATTGACAATATAATGGAGATCTATGCTTGGAGTGATTCCACGATTACCTTAGCATGGATTAACAGTGGTCAAAGTAAgatcaaatttataaaaagaaGAACGGATGACAttcggaaattaaaaaatactgaATGGAATCATGTTAAGTCAGAGGATAATCCAGCAGATTTAGCATCCAGGGGAGTGGATTCTAACCAGTTGATCAACTGTGATTTTTGGTGGAAAGGTCCGAAATGGCTAGCAGACCCAAAAGAACTTTGGCCTCGGCAGCAGTCTGTAGAAGAACCTGTCTTAATAAATACGGTATTAAATGACAAAATAGATGATCCTATTTACGAATTAATAGAAAGGTATTCCAGTATAGAAAAACTTATACGTATAATAGCATACATAAATAGATTCGTGCAGAtgaaaacaagaaataaaGCCTATTCATCAATTATTTCAGTAAAGGAGATAAGAATAGCGGAAACAGTTGTTATTAAGAAACAACAAGAATACCAGTTTAGGCAAGAGATAAAGTGCcttaaaatcaaaaaggaaatcaagacaaataataaaatattgtcaTTGAATCCATTTTTGGACAAGGATGGGGTTCTAAGAGTTGGAGGAAGATTGCAAAATTCCAatgcagaatttaatgttaaacatccaATCATTTTAGAAAAATGCCACCTAACAagcttattaataaaaaatgctcaTAAGGAAACATTGCATGGAGGGATAAACCTAATGCGAAACTATATCCAAAGAAAGTATTGGATTTTCGGGTtgaaaaattcgttgaaaaagtATTTAAGAGAATGTGTAACGTGTGCAAggtataaacaaaatacagcTCAGCAAATAATGGGTAACTTGCCAAAATATAGAGTGACGATGACATTCCCGTTTCTTAATACTGGAATAGATTACGCAGGTCCTTATTATgttaaatgttcaaaaaatcgtggccaaaaaacatttaaaggaTACGTTGCTGTATTCGTTTGCATGGCCACCAAAGCCATACACTTAGAAATGGTAAGCGATCTAACTTCAGACGCATTTTTAGCAGCACTCAGAAGATTTATTGCTAGACGGGGAAAATGTTCCAATATCTATTCAGACAACGGAACAAATTTTGTAGGAGCTGCAAGAAAATTAGATCAAGAGTTAGTTAATGCAATACAAGAAAATATAACGATTGCAGCGCAGCTTGAAAAGGACAGGATTGATTGGCATTTCATTCCCCCGGCAGGACCTCACTTCGGAGGTATTTGGGAAGCTGGAGTtaagtcaatgaaataccatttAAAGCGTATAATCGGCGACACTATTTTGACTTACGAAGAAATGTCAACTCTTTTATGTCAAATAGAAGCATGCTTAAATTCAAGGCCATTATACACTATAG TTAGTGAAGTGCCGAAGATTATTTGGGATCCGCTGAAACTATCAATATTAAATCATACTGAGGAATTTGAACGAttgaataatgaaattaaatttatgaaagagAACCATCAAAAATTGAAAGATTTACATTTCCATCATATTTCCGGACATGCTGGATTAATTATTGCCTTAATACTAATGatagtattaataatatatttcatacgGAATGTGCTGTGCAACAAAGAATGCAAGCAATAA